The following are encoded in a window of Haloarcula halophila genomic DNA:
- a CDS encoding site-2 protease family protein, with protein MNLTFTRQELRDLFVAWLALGLAFTLLLEPRLTDALLGTAGGVSVGVVTLTLVVSLLTVGVAFLLHELAHKVVAIRFGQVAAFKADYRMLGFAIVGALVGFLFAAPGAVVHRGRITPKENGLIALAGPVTNIGLAVVFLVPYLSFAASGVGGFLWDLASRGLQINLLLAGFNMIPFGPLDGRKVREWNTGVFVAVAVPSILLGIGALFVL; from the coding sequence GTGAACCTGACGTTCACTCGCCAAGAACTCCGGGACCTGTTCGTCGCCTGGCTGGCGCTGGGGCTCGCGTTTACGCTCCTGTTGGAACCACGGCTGACCGATGCGCTCCTCGGGACCGCCGGCGGAGTCTCCGTCGGCGTCGTCACACTGACCCTCGTGGTCAGCCTCCTGACCGTCGGCGTCGCCTTCCTGCTCCACGAACTCGCACACAAGGTCGTCGCGATCCGCTTCGGCCAGGTCGCCGCGTTCAAAGCCGACTACCGGATGCTGGGCTTCGCGATCGTCGGCGCGCTCGTGGGCTTTCTCTTCGCTGCGCCCGGTGCCGTGGTCCATCGCGGACGGATCACGCCCAAGGAGAACGGCCTCATCGCGCTGGCCGGGCCGGTGACGAACATCGGACTGGCCGTGGTCTTTCTCGTTCCGTATCTCTCGTTCGCCGCCAGCGGTGTCGGCGGCTTTCTCTGGGACCTCGCCAGCCGCGGGCTCCAGATCAACCTCCTGCTGGCCGGGTTCAACATGATCCCGTTCGGTCCGCTGGACGGCCGGAAGGTCCGCGAGTGGAACACGGGCGTGTTCGTCGCCGTGGCCGTCCCCTCGATCCTGCTCGGCATCGGCGCGCTGTTCGTGCTCTGA
- the purM gene encoding phosphoribosylformylglycinamidine cyclo-ligase, whose translation MTAEDDPEEEGLTYAQTGVDIDESEAATMALIGAAGEFEGDYAGLVDIGDQYLALATDGVGTKLLVAEAIDDYSTIGIDCMAMNVNDLVATGVEPVAFVDYLAVEAPDEETSEAIGAGLREGAERAGVALVGGETAVMPDVIKGLDIAGTCAGLAPKDAVFPGEAEVGDAIVGWPSSGIHSNGLTLAREAVTRDHEYTDPFPPNPDRTIAEELLTPTRIYTDVLPTLRGHETHAAAHVTGGGWTNLTRMGEHRYEITDPFEAQPVFEFVQEEGTVDDEEMHRTFNMGTGFVAALPEADAAAVVDDSEDARIVGEVTEGEECVAVRGLELQ comes from the coding sequence ATGACTGCAGAGGACGACCCCGAAGAAGAGGGACTCACGTACGCCCAGACCGGCGTCGACATCGACGAGAGCGAGGCAGCTACGATGGCACTCATCGGCGCCGCCGGCGAGTTCGAGGGGGACTACGCAGGGCTGGTGGACATCGGTGATCAGTACCTCGCGCTTGCGACCGACGGCGTCGGGACGAAACTGCTCGTCGCCGAGGCGATCGACGACTACTCGACGATCGGGATCGACTGCATGGCGATGAACGTCAACGACCTCGTCGCTACCGGCGTCGAACCCGTCGCCTTCGTCGACTATCTGGCGGTCGAAGCACCCGACGAAGAGACCAGCGAGGCGATCGGTGCGGGCCTGCGCGAGGGCGCCGAGCGGGCGGGTGTCGCACTCGTCGGCGGCGAGACGGCGGTGATGCCCGACGTGATCAAGGGCCTGGACATCGCCGGCACCTGTGCCGGCCTGGCGCCGAAAGACGCTGTCTTCCCCGGCGAAGCCGAGGTCGGCGACGCGATCGTCGGCTGGCCGTCCTCGGGTATCCACTCGAACGGGCTCACGCTGGCCCGCGAAGCGGTCACCCGCGACCACGAGTACACCGACCCGTTCCCGCCGAATCCGGACCGGACGATCGCCGAGGAACTGCTGACACCGACCCGTATCTACACCGACGTGTTGCCGACGTTGCGGGGCCACGAAACTCACGCCGCCGCCCACGTCACCGGCGGCGGCTGGACGAACCTCACACGGATGGGTGAACACCGCTACGAGATCACCGATCCGTTCGAGGCCCAGCCGGTCTTCGAGTTCGTCCAAGAGGAAGGGACCGTCGACGACGAGGAGATGCACCGGACGTTCAACATGGGGACGGGTTTCGTGGCGGCGCTGCCGGAAGCGGACGCCGCGGCGGTCGTCGATGACAGTGAGGACGCGCGGATCGTCGGCGAAGTCACCGAGGGTGAGGAGTGCGTGGCGGTGCGGGGACTAGAACTACAGTAG
- a CDS encoding CBS domain-containing protein: protein MDLPTSADLRERRTELDLTQSELADRADVSQPLIARIEGGDVDPRLSTLRRIVNALEEAEGGIVRARDLMNSPVHSVEPDDSVHNAKELMDGKGFSQVPVVRDGSPEGLIGNSDIRQRDEENVGELPVAEVMNESITTVEPDATIDTVDDYLNHNAAVLVVEDGRTVGVITEADIARTVS, encoded by the coding sequence ATGGACTTACCCACGTCAGCGGACCTCCGGGAACGCCGTACCGAACTCGATCTGACCCAGAGCGAGTTGGCCGACAGGGCCGACGTTTCACAGCCGCTGATCGCGCGGATCGAGGGCGGCGACGTCGACCCGCGGCTCTCGACGCTGCGCCGGATCGTCAACGCCCTCGAAGAAGCCGAAGGCGGGATCGTCCGGGCACGGGATCTGATGAACTCGCCGGTCCACAGCGTCGAACCGGACGATTCGGTCCACAACGCCAAGGAACTGATGGACGGGAAGGGGTTCTCGCAGGTCCCGGTCGTCCGGGACGGCTCCCCCGAGGGACTGATCGGGAACTCGGACATCCGCCAGCGCGACGAGGAGAACGTCGGCGAACTCCCGGTCGCCGAAGTGATGAACGAGTCGATCACGACCGTCGAACCCGACGCGACCATCGACACCGTCGACGACTACCTCAACCACAACGCCGCCGTCCTGGTCGTCGAGGACGGACGGACCGTCGGCGTCATCACCGAGGCCGACATCGCTCGGACGGTTAGCTGA
- a CDS encoding DUF555 domain-containing protein has protein sequence MNYLVAMEAAWLVRDVEDIDDAIGVAVSEAGKRLNEADMDYVEVEVGATGCPACGEPFDSAFIAADTALVGLVLEMEVFNAESTEHAQRIAKSEIGGALRDVPLKVVESFETEADEESEAEA, from the coding sequence ATGAACTACCTCGTGGCGATGGAAGCAGCCTGGCTGGTTCGTGACGTAGAAGATATCGACGACGCGATCGGTGTTGCCGTGAGCGAAGCGGGCAAGCGCCTCAACGAGGCCGACATGGACTACGTCGAGGTCGAGGTCGGCGCCACCGGGTGTCCCGCCTGCGGTGAGCCGTTCGACTCGGCGTTTATCGCGGCCGACACGGCGCTGGTCGGACTGGTCCTCGAAATGGAAGTGTTCAACGCCGAGTCGACCGAGCACGCACAACGGATCGCCAAGAGCGAGATCGGCGGCGCGCTCCGTGACGTCCCGCTGAAGGTCGTCGAATCCTTCGAGACCGAGGCCGACGAGGAGTCCGAAGCCGAGGCCTGA
- the psmB gene encoding archaeal proteasome endopeptidase complex subunit beta: protein MRDTTPDSPFSQRQRPPSTDEFQTDPYEPEVGSLPDRSEQDTEKVNKTGTTTIGIATSEGVVIATDMRASLGGRFVSNKNVQKVEQIHPTAALTLVGSVGGAQSFIRSLRAEVNLYEARRGEDMSMQALSTLAGNFARGGPFFMINPILGGVDEDGHHVYSIDPAGGVMQDDYTVTGSGLTVAYGTLEDRYEEDMTNEEAREVAAAAIKAAAERDTGSGNGIYLADVTSDGVDIEGYDFDELL from the coding sequence ATGCGCGACACCACTCCTGACTCACCGTTCTCTCAGCGACAGCGTCCCCCGTCGACCGACGAGTTCCAGACCGACCCCTACGAGCCGGAGGTCGGCTCCCTGCCCGACCGTAGCGAGCAGGACACGGAGAAAGTCAACAAGACCGGGACGACGACGATCGGGATCGCGACGAGCGAGGGCGTCGTCATCGCGACTGACATGCGCGCCTCGCTGGGCGGCCGGTTCGTTTCGAACAAAAACGTCCAGAAGGTCGAACAGATCCACCCGACTGCGGCGCTGACCCTGGTCGGCAGCGTCGGTGGCGCCCAGTCGTTCATCCGCTCGCTGCGGGCCGAAGTGAACCTCTACGAGGCCCGTCGCGGTGAAGACATGAGCATGCAGGCGCTCTCGACGCTCGCGGGGAACTTCGCCCGTGGCGGCCCCTTCTTCATGATCAACCCCATCCTCGGGGGCGTCGACGAGGACGGCCACCACGTCTACTCCATCGACCCCGCCGGCGGCGTCATGCAGGACGACTACACCGTCACTGGTTCCGGGCTGACCGTCGCTTACGGGACCCTTGAGGACCGTTACGAGGAGGACATGACCAACGAGGAGGCTCGCGAGGTCGCCGCCGCCGCGATCAAGGCTGCTGCCGAACGCGATACCGGATCGGGTAACGGTATCTACCTGGCCGACGTCACGAGCGACGGCGTCGACATCGAAGGGTACGACTTCGACGAACTGCTCTGA
- a CDS encoding phosphomannomutase → MELFGTAGIRGDVVERVTPELALQVGRAAGQDGEEFVLGYDGRITSPALADALAAGLASAGIEVVRVGAVPTPTLAWASRGRRGVMITASHNPPHDNGIKLFVDGQEYDGEAERRISDRIDTGVAPTEWGRWGDTTAVEPLAEYRRAVAAYAGDYGSDPSDLTVAVDSGNGMSGVATPQVLRELGADVRAVEANVDGYFPARESKPTAETLSEFRSFVADTTVDIGIGHDGDSDRIVVVDSDGAVVHEDTILAILGEHYTRASAADDPVVVTTPNASGRVDERVSAAGGRVERVHLGALHEGIARVRADADEGTAVVFAGEPWKHIHPAFGGWIDGVVSAAVLTCLFASESLADRRAVVPERPYRKVSVDCPDAAKADAMETLTESLPATYPEASVSTEYGVRLSFDDGSWTLVRPSGTEPYVRVYAESDDVDTLVEGVVETVAEAVATQSEG, encoded by the coding sequence ATGGAACTGTTCGGGACGGCCGGAATTCGAGGAGACGTCGTCGAGCGAGTGACCCCCGAACTCGCGCTGCAGGTGGGGCGGGCCGCTGGACAGGACGGCGAGGAGTTCGTGCTCGGGTACGACGGCCGGATCACTTCCCCGGCGTTGGCCGACGCACTCGCCGCAGGACTGGCAAGCGCCGGTATCGAGGTCGTCCGCGTCGGAGCGGTGCCGACGCCGACGCTGGCCTGGGCGTCACGGGGTCGCCGGGGCGTGATGATCACGGCGAGTCACAACCCGCCACACGACAACGGCATCAAACTGTTCGTCGACGGCCAGGAGTACGACGGCGAGGCCGAGCGCCGTATCAGCGACCGCATCGACACCGGAGTCGCGCCGACCGAGTGGGGCCGGTGGGGTGACACCACCGCTGTCGAGCCACTCGCCGAGTACCGCCGGGCGGTCGCCGCGTACGCGGGCGACTACGGCAGCGATCCCAGCGACCTGACGGTCGCGGTCGACAGCGGCAACGGGATGTCCGGCGTCGCGACGCCACAGGTTCTCCGGGAACTGGGAGCAGACGTCCGCGCCGTCGAGGCCAACGTCGACGGCTACTTCCCGGCACGGGAGAGCAAACCCACGGCCGAGACGCTGTCGGAGTTCCGGTCGTTCGTCGCCGACACCACGGTCGACATCGGCATCGGCCACGACGGGGACAGCGACCGCATCGTCGTCGTCGACAGCGACGGCGCGGTCGTTCACGAGGACACGATCCTGGCGATCCTGGGTGAGCACTACACGCGGGCCTCGGCCGCCGATGACCCCGTCGTCGTGACGACGCCGAACGCCTCCGGGCGGGTCGACGAACGCGTCTCGGCCGCCGGCGGCCGGGTCGAACGGGTCCACCTCGGTGCGCTCCACGAGGGCATCGCACGGGTCAGGGCCGACGCCGACGAGGGGACAGCGGTCGTCTTCGCCGGCGAGCCCTGGAAACATATCCACCCGGCTTTCGGCGGCTGGATCGACGGCGTCGTCAGCGCGGCCGTCCTGACCTGTCTGTTCGCTTCAGAGTCGCTGGCCGACCGGCGAGCGGTCGTCCCCGAACGACCGTACCGGAAAGTCAGCGTCGACTGCCCGGACGCCGCAAAAGCGGACGCCATGGAGACGTTGACGGAATCATTGCCCGCCACCTACCCCGAGGCCAGTGTCTCGACGGAGTACGGTGTCCGCCTCTCGTTCGACGACGGGTCCTGGACGCTGGTCCGCCCCAGCGGGACCGAACCGTACGTCCGGGTCTACGCCGAGAGCGACGACGTCGACACGCTCGTCGAGGGCGTCGTCGAGACGGTCGCAGAGGCCGTCGCCACACAGTCCGAGGGCTGA
- the cdd gene encoding cytidine deaminase, whose product MNDLLETARTAIGDSYAPYSEYRVGAAIETADGAVYTGCNIENANYSNSIHAEELALSKAVQDGHREFARLAVASDKRDGVTPCGMCRQSLAEFCGEDLPVYCDEGDGEVSEYTLGELLPNTITKAHLDV is encoded by the coding sequence ATGAACGACCTGCTGGAGACAGCCCGGACGGCTATCGGGGATTCCTATGCCCCCTACTCCGAGTACCGGGTCGGTGCCGCTATCGAGACGGCCGACGGAGCCGTCTACACCGGCTGCAACATCGAGAACGCCAACTACAGCAACAGCATCCACGCCGAGGAACTCGCGCTGAGCAAGGCGGTCCAGGACGGCCACCGCGAGTTCGCTCGCCTCGCGGTCGCCTCGGACAAGCGCGACGGCGTCACGCCCTGTGGGATGTGTCGGCAGTCGCTCGCGGAGTTCTGTGGCGAGGATCTACCGGTCTACTGCGACGAGGGCGACGGTGAAGTCAGCGAGTACACGCTGGGGGAACTGCTTCCAAACACCATCACGAAGGCCCACCTGGACGTATGA
- a CDS encoding nucleoside phosphorylase produces MTGDSEDPNDDEQYHLEVGPGDVADSVLLPGNPERVAKVVDGWEDHEIVGNHREYRTATGTHEGTPISVTSTGIGSPSAAIAVEELARVGADTFLRVGSCGTIREEASVGDLVITTGAVRQEGTSDEYVREDYPASADHRVVSALVAAAEELGYDYHLGVTCSTDSFYAGQSRPGFGGFEARGTEERLDELREAGVLNFEMEAASILTLAGLYGLRAGAVCTVYANRVTGEFRTEGERKAANCASLAVTYLERMDEAVAAADADRWHAGLSIDR; encoded by the coding sequence ATGACCGGCGACAGCGAAGACCCCAACGACGACGAGCAGTACCACCTCGAAGTCGGCCCCGGCGACGTCGCTGACAGTGTCCTGTTGCCGGGCAACCCCGAACGGGTCGCGAAGGTCGTCGACGGCTGGGAGGACCACGAAATCGTCGGGAACCACCGGGAGTACCGTACCGCGACTGGTACCCACGAGGGAACGCCCATCTCGGTCACCTCTACGGGGATCGGCTCCCCGTCGGCCGCGATCGCCGTCGAGGAGCTGGCCCGGGTCGGTGCGGATACGTTCCTCCGGGTCGGCTCCTGTGGCACGATCCGCGAGGAAGCTAGCGTCGGGGATCTGGTCATCACGACTGGTGCGGTCCGTCAGGAGGGGACCAGCGACGAATACGTCCGCGAGGACTACCCCGCAAGCGCCGACCACCGGGTCGTCTCGGCGCTGGTTGCCGCCGCCGAGGAACTGGGCTACGACTACCACCTCGGGGTGACTTGTTCGACGGATAGTTTCTATGCTGGCCAGTCACGGCCGGGCTTCGGCGGCTTCGAGGCCCGTGGGACCGAGGAACGACTCGACGAACTCCGCGAGGCGGGCGTCCTCAACTTCGAGATGGAGGCCGCGAGCATTCTCACGCTCGCCGGCCTCTACGGTCTACGCGCCGGCGCCGTCTGTACGGTGTACGCCAACCGCGTCACCGGCGAGTTCCGTACCGAGGGCGAGCGCAAGGCCGCAAACTGTGCCAGTCTCGCGGTGACCTACCTCGAACGGATGGACGAGGCCGTCGCCGCCGCCGACGCCGACCGGTGGCACGCCGGGCTCTCGATCGACCGGTAG
- a CDS encoding zinc ribbon domain-containing protein, with protein MAPDDSEPDDDSDSPRPSSVHCPDCGTKASADWSFCRSCEASLSDAEPADRTLGDGSELSEYIDGETGCPKCGHADAEVDNITTTGEGVTRLLDIQNRRFKAVSCTRCGYTEFYRGQDAGVVLDLFIG; from the coding sequence ATGGCCCCCGATGACAGCGAGCCGGACGACGACAGCGACTCCCCCCGCCCCTCCTCCGTCCACTGTCCCGACTGCGGGACGAAGGCGTCGGCGGACTGGTCGTTCTGCCGGAGTTGCGAAGCGTCGCTCAGCGACGCGGAACCGGCGGACCGGACGCTCGGCGACGGGAGTGAGTTATCCGAATACATCGACGGGGAGACGGGTTGTCCGAAGTGCGGTCACGCGGACGCGGAGGTCGACAACATCACGACGACGGGCGAGGGCGTCACCAGGCTCCTCGACATCCAGAACCGGCGGTTCAAAGCCGTCTCCTGTACCAGATGCGGGTACACGGAGTTCTACAGGGGACAGGACGCGGGCGTGGTGCTCGACCTCTTCATCGGCTGA
- a CDS encoding NAD(P)/FAD-dependent oxidoreductase, which produces MTDHVVVLGAGYAGAGTINSLESELNGEADITWISDTDYHLVLHESHRCIRDPSVQEKISIPVHEIKEPSTAFIQDEVTGIDTEDRQVELADSDDVEYDYLLAGLGTSTAFFGIDGLEEYAHTLKSLDDALGIHDAIQQASREASRNDPAQIVVGGAGLSGIQTCGEIAEFRDDHRAPLDIHLVEGLDEIFPGNDPELQGALRKRLENRDVSIMCGEFIGEVDEETVYIGDDEELDYDVLIWTGGITGRECMQDVDLDKDERNHRVHAEGDFQTEDERVFAIGDCALIDQPGENPAPPTAQAAWQAAEVAGENLARAVRGQPLKTWTHKDKGTVISVGEEAVAHDVVNVPIDTFGGLPARMLKKGIAARWISDVTGFGRAAKAWPDM; this is translated from the coding sequence ATGACAGACCACGTTGTCGTTCTCGGCGCAGGGTATGCCGGTGCTGGTACCATAAACAGCCTCGAATCCGAACTAAACGGGGAGGCGGACATCACCTGGATCTCCGATACGGACTACCACCTCGTGCTCCACGAGTCCCACCGCTGTATCCGTGACCCGAGCGTCCAGGAGAAGATCTCGATCCCGGTCCACGAGATCAAAGAGCCAAGCACCGCGTTCATCCAGGACGAGGTCACCGGTATCGACACCGAGGATCGACAGGTCGAACTGGCCGACAGCGACGACGTCGAGTACGACTACCTGCTGGCCGGTCTGGGCACCAGTACCGCTTTCTTCGGCATCGACGGTCTCGAAGAGTACGCACACACGCTCAAGAGCCTCGACGACGCGCTGGGTATCCACGACGCGATCCAGCAGGCCTCCCGAGAGGCCTCCCGGAACGACCCCGCACAGATCGTCGTCGGCGGTGCCGGCCTGTCGGGCATCCAGACGTGTGGCGAGATCGCGGAGTTCCGTGACGATCACCGCGCACCGCTTGACATCCACCTCGTCGAGGGGCTGGACGAGATCTTCCCCGGGAACGACCCCGAACTCCAGGGGGCACTGCGCAAGCGCCTGGAGAACCGCGACGTGAGCATCATGTGTGGCGAGTTCATCGGCGAGGTCGACGAGGAGACCGTCTACATCGGCGACGACGAGGAACTCGACTACGACGTGCTCATCTGGACCGGCGGCATCACCGGCCGGGAGTGTATGCAGGACGTCGATCTCGACAAAGACGAGCGCAACCACCGCGTCCACGCGGAAGGTGACTTCCAGACGGAAGACGAGCGCGTCTTCGCCATCGGCGACTGCGCACTGATCGACCAGCCCGGCGAGAACCCCGCCCCGCCGACGGCCCAGGCAGCCTGGCAGGCCGCCGAGGTCGCCGGCGAGAACCTCGCTCGCGCGGTCCGCGGCCAGCCGCTGAAGACCTGGACCCACAAGGACAAGGGGACCGTCATCTCCGTCGGCGAGGAGGCCGTCGCTCACGACGTCGTGAACGTTCCCATCGACACGTTCGGCGGACTGCCGGCGAGGATGCTCAAGAAGGGCATCGCCGCCCGCTGGATCTCCGACGTGACCGGCTTCGGCCGCGCCGCGAAGGCGTGGCCCGACATGTAA
- a CDS encoding Rrf2 family transcriptional regulator, protein MSSIELTPSQKNILQELVNLYRESESAVKGEDIAEKVDRNPGTIRNQMQSLKALQLVEGVPGPKGGYKPTATAYDALQIQDMDQAAEVPLRHNGELVENANVEEIDLTSVHHPEECRAEIQLQGSISQFHEGDSVTVGPTPLSKLQIIGTLEGKDDTNNKLILTIDDMRAPAGEPEH, encoded by the coding sequence ATGTCATCGATAGAACTGACTCCGAGTCAAAAAAATATCTTACAGGAACTCGTAAACCTCTACCGCGAGAGCGAGAGTGCCGTCAAAGGCGAAGATATTGCGGAGAAAGTCGACCGGAACCCCGGGACGATCCGTAACCAGATGCAGAGCCTGAAGGCGCTCCAACTCGTCGAAGGCGTTCCTGGCCCGAAAGGCGGGTACAAACCGACTGCGACGGCCTACGACGCCCTCCAGATCCAGGACATGGACCAGGCAGCCGAGGTCCCCCTTCGGCACAACGGCGAACTCGTCGAGAACGCAAACGTCGAGGAGATCGACCTCACGAGCGTCCACCACCCCGAGGAGTGTCGCGCCGAGATACAACTGCAGGGGTCGATCTCGCAGTTCCACGAGGGCGATTCGGTTACTGTCGGCCCGACACCGCTCTCGAAGCTCCAGATCATCGGGACCCTCGAAGGGAAAGACGACACGAACAACAAGCTCATCCTGACGATCGACGATATGCGGGCACCGGCCGGAGAACCGGAGCACTGA
- a CDS encoding NAD-dependent epimerase/dehydratase family protein → MNGQRVLVTGGGGFIGSNLANSLAADNDVIVVDDGYLGTPANVSEAVEYVERSVVEDDLPTDVDVVFHLAALSSYQMHEDNPTHGARVNVEGFVNTVEQARDDGCDTVVYASTSSIYGSQTDPSPEEMDVTVNTGYEASKMARETYAEYFHNHYDLSLAGMRFFSVYQGYGGAEEHKGEYANVIAQFADDMANGEPPVLYGDGTQTRDFTHVTDIVRGLEQAADHELNGVYNLGTGEAYDFLTVVEMLNDELGTDIDPEFVENPIPEDVYVHDTCGDYSKINEATGWEPQISFEDGIERVCEQYT, encoded by the coding sequence ATGAACGGTCAACGCGTGTTGGTTACCGGTGGTGGCGGATTCATCGGGTCGAACCTCGCGAACTCGCTGGCGGCGGACAACGACGTGATCGTGGTCGACGACGGCTATCTGGGGACGCCGGCGAACGTCTCCGAGGCGGTCGAGTACGTCGAGCGGAGCGTCGTCGAGGACGATCTCCCGACGGACGTCGACGTCGTGTTCCATCTGGCGGCGCTGTCCTCCTATCAGATGCACGAGGACAACCCGACCCACGGCGCTCGGGTCAACGTCGAGGGGTTCGTCAACACGGTCGAACAGGCCCGTGACGACGGCTGTGACACCGTCGTCTACGCCTCCACGTCGTCGATCTACGGCAGCCAGACCGACCCCTCCCCCGAGGAGATGGACGTGACGGTCAACACCGGCTACGAGGCCTCGAAGATGGCACGGGAGACGTACGCCGAATACTTCCACAACCACTACGACCTCTCGCTCGCCGGGATGCGGTTTTTCTCCGTCTACCAGGGCTACGGTGGGGCTGAGGAACACAAAGGTGAGTACGCCAACGTCATCGCACAGTTCGCCGACGACATGGCCAACGGCGAACCACCGGTGTTGTACGGCGACGGCACTCAGACCCGTGATTTCACGCACGTCACGGATATCGTCCGCGGACTCGAACAGGCCGCCGATCACGAACTGAACGGCGTTTACAACCTGGGAACCGGCGAGGCCTACGACTTCCTGACTGTCGTCGAGATGCTCAACGACGAACTCGGGACCGACATCGACCCCGAGTTCGTCGAGAACCCGATCCCCGAAGACGTCTACGTTCACGACACCTGTGGCGATTACTCGAAGATCAACGAGGCGACCGGCTGGGAGCCCCAGATCTCGTTCGAGGACGGAATCGAACGGGTCTGTGAGCAGTATACGTGA
- a CDS encoding PAS domain-containing sensor histidine kinase, with product MGLFAGRQALRAHREDSHVIESGEPILNKVEYLPMIDQWNLTSKVPWHGPDGDVVGLIGVTRDISARKERQEEVKRQNERLERFSKMVSHDLRNPLQLATMRLELARRADDPTPHLDDIDEALQRMDSLIEDGLALARQGKQVVSPEPVELDGILRTAWSSVDAPGATFVIDSPPGVVLGDVGRLRQLVANVFRNAIEHGGPSVTVTVGQLPDDTGFFIEDDGPGFPNPDDADLFEVGYTTSETGTGLGLSIVAEIADAHGWTVRVGTSDEGGARLEFVDVERPSSGFDTDADEN from the coding sequence ATCGGGCTCTTCGCCGGCAGACAAGCGCTGCGAGCCCACCGAGAGGACAGCCACGTCATCGAATCGGGCGAGCCGATCCTGAACAAGGTCGAATACCTGCCGATGATCGACCAGTGGAACCTCACCTCGAAGGTCCCCTGGCACGGCCCCGACGGGGACGTCGTCGGACTCATCGGTGTGACCCGTGATATCTCGGCCCGCAAGGAGCGCCAGGAGGAGGTCAAACGCCAGAACGAGCGGCTCGAACGGTTCTCGAAGATGGTCAGTCACGACCTCAGGAACCCGCTGCAGTTGGCGACGATGCGGCTCGAACTCGCTCGCCGGGCCGACGACCCGACGCCACACCTCGACGACATCGACGAGGCGCTCCAGCGGATGGATAGCCTCATCGAAGACGGACTCGCACTGGCGAGACAGGGCAAACAGGTCGTCAGTCCCGAACCAGTCGAACTCGACGGCATCCTCCGGACGGCCTGGAGTTCGGTCGACGCCCCGGGAGCGACGTTCGTGATCGACTCTCCACCCGGGGTGGTCTTGGGTGACGTGGGACGCTTACGACAGTTGGTGGCCAACGTCTTCCGGAACGCGATCGAACACGGTGGACCGTCAGTGACAGTTACCGTCGGGCAACTCCCAGACGACACCGGGTTCTTCATCGAGGACGACGGTCCCGGGTTCCCGAACCCCGATGACGCCGACCTGTTCGAGGTCGGCTACACCACCAGCGAGACGGGAACCGGGCTCGGGCTCTCGATCGTCGCGGAGATCGCCGACGCACACGGCTGGACGGTCCGTGTGGGGACGAGCGACGAAGGCGGTGCACGGCTAGAGTTTGTGGACGTCGAGCGGCCGTCCAGCGGGTTCGATACCGACGCTGACGAAAACTGA